In a genomic window of Deltaproteobacteria bacterium:
- a CDS encoding SMP-30/gluconolactonase/LRE family protein, whose amino-acid sequence MLGQSGGAVVRGFNAPNRVVLTREAKPGQQFRIAVFAANGPLSIGPDNFLWIRSATLELHRPAAEKRSFGSIARIDPALDELVPADARIEKLAEGFEFIEGPVWHPDGYLLFSDPNANRIYRWTPDGQVSVYRTKSGYKGADVGEYHQPGSNGLTLDREGRLTVDEHGNRRVTRLERTGALTILADRYQGKRLNSPNDLVYRSDGALYFTDPPFGLPRVYDDPRKELPYSGVFCLKDGGLKLVSTDLIGPNGIAFSPDEKFLYVTNWDPQRKVVMRYQVAPDCGLSGGRVFFDMSAAPGEEALDGMKVDQRGNLYVSGPGGVWIVSAEGKHLGTIVSEQLAANMAWGDSDGRTLYLAARSALYRIRLSVPGIRPGGMVQLVGAAR is encoded by the coding sequence ATGCTCGGCCAGAGCGGGGGCGCGGTCGTGCGCGGATTCAACGCGCCCAATCGCGTGGTGCTCACGCGCGAGGCGAAGCCAGGGCAGCAGTTCCGCATCGCCGTCTTCGCAGCCAACGGTCCGCTTTCCATCGGGCCCGACAACTTCCTCTGGATCCGCTCGGCCACGCTCGAGCTGCATCGGCCGGCGGCGGAGAAGCGCAGCTTCGGGTCGATTGCCCGCATCGATCCCGCGCTGGATGAGCTGGTTCCCGCGGACGCCCGCATCGAAAAGCTCGCCGAAGGATTCGAGTTCATCGAAGGACCGGTGTGGCATCCCGATGGGTACCTGCTCTTCAGCGACCCCAACGCGAATCGCATCTACCGCTGGACGCCGGACGGGCAAGTGTCTGTGTACCGCACGAAGAGCGGCTACAAGGGCGCGGACGTCGGCGAGTACCACCAGCCGGGGTCCAACGGCCTGACGCTGGACCGTGAGGGCCGGCTCACCGTCGACGAGCACGGCAACCGCCGCGTCACCCGGCTGGAGCGGACCGGCGCTCTGACGATTCTCGCCGATCGCTACCAGGGCAAGCGGCTCAACAGCCCCAACGATCTCGTCTACCGGTCGGACGGCGCGCTCTACTTCACCGATCCGCCATTCGGGCTGCCTCGCGTCTACGACGACCCGCGCAAGGAGCTTCCCTACAGCGGCGTCTTCTGTCTCAAGGATGGCGGGCTGAAGCTCGTCTCCACCGATCTGATCGGGCCGAACGGAATCGCCTTCTCGCCCGACGAGAAGTTCCTGTACGTGACCAACTGGGACCCTCAGCGCAAGGTCGTCATGCGCTATCAAGTGGCGCCCGACTGCGGCTTGTCCGGCGGTCGCGTCTTTTTCGACATGTCGGCCGCGCCCGGCGAGGAGGCGCTGGACGGGATGAAGGTGGATCAGCGCGGGAACCTCTACGTCTCGGGGCCGGGCGGCGTGTGGATCGTCTCGGCCGAGGGCAAGCATCTGGGAACCATCGTTTCCGAGCAGCTCGCGGCGAACATGGCGTGGGGCGACAGCGACGGGCGGACGCTGTATCTGGCCGCGCGCAGCGCGCTCTACCGGATCCGGCTCTCGGTGCCGGGCATCCGTCCCGGAGGCATGGTCCAGCTGGTGGGAGCGGCCCGCTGA